The genomic stretch TCCTTGCATTGTTAGTCAGTCTCAACAGGTTAAGTGTAAGGGCAGcttcaaatattttaatatgtggggagGGTCTGCAAACTTTCTCCCTACAATCAGAAGGAATTGGGATAGGGCATTGCCTGGCAATCATATGTTCAAGCTTGCAAAAAACCTGAAATTGCTTAAACCTGCCTTGAAGGAGTTGAACAGGGATAGATTTAGTAATATTGAACAAGCTACTAATATTCTACAAAGAGAAGTTCGATGTTGCTTGGAAGATATTGGCAAGGATCCTTCAAATTTGCAGCTCATTGAGGAGGAATTTAGGGCAATACAGGAACTCAAGGAGTTAAGTGAGGCAAGAGATAAGTTTTTAGCCAAAAAATCTAAGCAAGTTTGGATTCAGGATGGTGATGCTAATAGTGCTTTCTTTCATGGGATGCTCAAGAAGAGGAGAGCTGGCAATAAGGTTATCATGGTTGAAGATATGAATGGTAATCTGTGTGATAGCCCTGCAAAAATTCAATCTGCCTTTCTTGAGTACTATCAACAACTGCTTGGGACGAGTCAGGAAACTAGTAAGGTTCACAAGAGAATAATTGATTAGGGACCTAAATGCACTGATGAGATGGCTGGTAGTCTACTGGTACCTGTCACAACAAAGGAGATTAGGGATGCTATGTTTAGTATCCCTGACATTAAATCTCCTGGCCCTGATGGGTATACAAGTAGATTCTTTAAGGATGCATGGAATGAGATTGGAGGGAAGTGGTTACTCTTTGTCAAGGACTTTTTCCTTAACAAGAAGTTGTTGAGACAGGTGAATGCTACAAATTTAACTTTGATCCCTAAATGTGAAAGACCCAAGAGTGTGTTACAGTTTCGTCCTATAGCCTGCTGCAATGTGATTTACAAGGTGATTTCTAAGCTTTTATGTGCAAGGCTAGCCACTGTGTTACCCCAGCTAGTTGATCAAAATCAGGGGGCCTTTGTTCAAAATAGAAGCATACAGGAAAATATTCTCATATGTCAAGATCTTATCAGGTTGTATGAATGGCCAAATACTTCCCCAAGATGCCTATTCAAAATAGACTTGCAAAAAGCCTATGACACTGTGGAGTGGAATTTCGTGGATCAGATGTTGGTAATGCTTCATTTCCCTTCTGACTTTAGAACTATGATCATAGAGTGCATTACCACTGCTTCCTTCTCAATTTCCATCAATGGTGAGATGTTTGGCTACTTTAAGGGTCAAAGAGGTCTGAGACAAGGAGACCCTCTTTCTCCTCTTATATTTACTCTATGTATGGAGTACTTGACTAGGACTCTTAAGTATGTTGCTGGTAAGTATGATTTCAAGTATCACCCTATGTGCAAAGAGATGAAGCTAGCTAgtctgatgtttgctgatgatgtgcTGTTCTTTAGTAAAGGGGAGGCTCAGTCTATGATGATTTTACTCCAGTCTTTTACCACTTTCTCAAAAGCCAGTGGATTGAAAATAAGTGCTTCAAAATCAAATGCCTACTTTAGGGGAGTATCAGAGGAGCTAAAGAAGGATATCTTAAAAGTTTCTGGTTTTTCTGAGGGGTCTTTGCCATTCAAATACCTTGGTATGCCTATTCAAACGACTAGATTGAAGAAGCAGGACTGTGAGTGTTTAGTAGAGAAGATCTATGCAAGAATTCATAGCTATGGCGCCAGGAGATTCTCATATGCAGGGAGACTAGTATTAGTTAAAGCAGTACTGACTTCTCTGCATTCTTACTAGGCCTCCATGTTTGTCCTTCCTAAGGGCATTATTGCTAAGATTGAGGCAGTGTGTAGAAACTTCCTCTGGGATAATAGCACTGATTATAGAAGAGTACCCTTGGTGGCATGGAATACTGTATGCAAGCCAAAGGAGGAAGGTGGCCTTGGGATTAAAGATCAGGAGATGTGTAACCAAGCTATGGTTGGGAGACTGGCTAACTGGGTTGCTGAGAAGAGGGACTCTATCTGGGTTCGTTGGGTGGCTACTAACTATCTCAAGGGGCAGGACTAGATGGAGTACCACCCTAGTAACAACTCGAGTTGGGTGTGGAGGAGGATCTGTAGAGTGAAGCAGATTATTGCAGCAGGTTATGTTGATGGAGTGTGGGATGTTCAGCATACTGGCTATACCCCTGCTGGTTGCTATGAATGGCTTAAGGGGGCGGGAGCTACTGTGTAGTGGTTCAGGGCAGTTTGGAGTGATTGGGTTGTTCCAAAGCACCAATTTCTGGGTTGGCTGTTTGCTCATGGGGCAC from Silene latifolia isolate original U9 population chromosome 5, ASM4854445v1, whole genome shotgun sequence encodes the following:
- the LOC141655273 gene encoding uncharacterized protein LOC141655273, coding for MKVESLLNRNVFYLTMVYAFNGAQEREPLWAHLRRISHLVNGPWAIAGDFNCVLSAAERIGGNSPSSEMDSFRACVDDCGVIDITSVGSVFTWNNKQKPEARIYSRLDRFLINKDWSDHMPDAYAHFLPEGLYDHTPCIVSQSQQVKCKGSFKYFNMWGGSANFLPTIRRNWDRALPGNHMFKLAKNLKLLKPALKELNRDRFSNIEQATNILQREVRCCLEDIGKDPSNLQLIEEEFRAIQELKELSEARDKFLAKKSKQVWIQDGDANSAFFHGMLKKRRAGNKVIMVEDMNGNLCDSPAKIQSAFLEYYQQLLGTSQETSKVHKRIID